The window TGAGATAGAAGGCATTACCCTATTCGATTTTCTTTATACAATCTATAACAACATCAATAAAGAAAAAAAAGTTGATCTAAAAACATTTAAAGAGCTTTTAGATATAAAATGCAAATCCCTCAAAATCAAAGAAGAGTTCTTAAACCGGCCTTTAAATTTTGGATTTTCTGGCGGAGAAAAAAAAGTCGCGGAAATTTTGCAAATTTCACTGCTCAACCCAAAGTTAATTATTCTAGATGAGATAGACTCTGGACTCGATGTCGATGCACTCAAAAATGTCTGTGAAAATCTTTTAAAAATCAAAAGTGAAAATCCATCCATTTCTTTTTTAATAATCACACATTATCCAAGAATTTTGCATTACCTTGATTGTCAATTTGTTCATGTAATGCAAAATGGCAAAATCATAAAAACCGCTGGAAAAGATTTGGCTTTCGAAATTGAAAAAGAAGGTTTTTAAAACTATTCAATCAAAAACTAAATTTTTTAAATCGCATACTTTTTCTTTTGCAGTAATTCATTGACTTTTTTGCTCTCCCAAAAATAATCTAAAACATCTTGTATTTTATAAAATTGGGAGAGATTAGATGAATAAAATAGTTATAAAATTTTTATTGTTATTTTGTTTTATTTCAACAACCATTTCAGGCGAACTATCAGTAACTTATATCAAAACTTTTCAAAATGTTTTTAAACCTGAAAACTCTGTCTTGCCTGCCGAAAGTAACCATTTATCACCAACATGGGGTGCTATCTTGTGGCACTCTCCTTTTTTAGAAAATCTTTACCGTTACGGAAACCAAAATCATGGAATGGTTAAACTGGCTCAAGAACTATTCTTTTTACATCACGATAATGTAACTTTCGATGCAACATATTTACCTACTAAAATTGCAAGTCACTTTGAGCCGCAAGACATTGGCATATTAATTGGAATTATCGAAAATCATAGAAGTAATCCTCAAATTTTAAAAACTGAATTAGACAGCTTTATTGTAGCTTTCGAATTAAATAACACTCTTAAAATTAAAGAAGGACTTAAACAATACTTTGATAATGCAATAAAAAAAACCAAAAAAGAAATGTCTCTTGTTTTGGATAATGTTGAAAGTTTAATAGCTCAAGATGCAAAAATAACTAAGTTAAAAAGTGAATTAAAAGATCCAAATTTAAAAAAAAGATGGATTCAATCCAAAAAAGATCTCATTGCGAGAGAATCAAAGCTTCTAATAAAAAGTAAAATTGATCCCTTAAAAGTAAAAATCGGATTATTAACTAAGTTAAAAAAGGATGAAGTCTCAAAACGTGATATAATTGCAGATCCTGCATATCAAAAATTCAAAACTTCTTTTATAGATTCTTTGATCAAAGCTATTCAAGAAGAAAATCACATATACCCTACTTACTTAACAACTTATATTTTACTGGCTTTGCATTGGAAAAAATCTAATCATCCTAACGATTTTATCGATCTTCTCTGGGGTATTTATTCAACTTTGAATAATAAATCTATTTTATTTAATAACAACATTAATTCTAAATTGGGACAAACCTCTTTAACAAAAGAACAGTTTATTTCGATAATGCAACAAAATATGAATGCTCAAGGATTTGATCAAACAAAATATTTTAATCTTACAAAATCAATATCTCCTGATATTAACAATCTTGAAAATTTAGCTATCTCTTATTTGGGTTTTCATGTTTTTGAAAATCTTCTTCCTGATGCAGTTACTATGAGCTTAGCGACTCTTGTCCGAGAAACTGTTTTCCCTGATTGCGCCGAAACTTCTCTTTTAAACCTTTTTATTGCTCTAATTTTTGATCCTCAAACTAGAAATTTTGATACCTCTATTTTAGAACAAATCGGTGCAAAACAGCAGTTAATAGATTTTTTTAAAACTCATGACTTAAGTAATATTTATACCCAACAAGCTCATAATAGTCTGGCTCGTGTCGTTTCAAACCTTGAGGATGTTCAATATGCCTATAAGAAGTGCGAAATTGACGTTGGACTTAAAAATATGCTCCTTGTTATTCAACATTTAGTTGGTAAATTAGATGGAGAAAATTCAAAAGCAAAATTAGAAAGTCTTAAAAATAAATTTACTCTAGATAAAGTAAAAATAACTGATATAGAACCTAATCAAGATCCAAATACTAATGACAAAAATCTTACTTTAAATATTACTATTCAAAAAAAAGCAACAGAATTAATTATTAAATGGATATTTTATCCTGAAGAATTTGTAATGGAATATCCTCCTAAAGCAGAAAATCTCTTTTCTCTAAAATCTTTTGATTTTTTTAAGTCACAAAAATTTACTACTAATCCTTATCAAGATTTAAAATTAGTCTTTTTCTTAAATTTATTTGGAGGGTTAGATGGCCTAAAATTAGATGTACCTTTACTTTATAAATATTTTTCATATTTCATGCAAAATCTAAGAATACCTGAAAATACAATTAAA of the Candidatus Dependentiae bacterium genome contains:
- the sufC gene encoding Fe-S cluster assembly ATPase SufC; its protein translation is MNLGLIIKDLNVCVEDKKILNGINLEIKPGEIHTIMGPNGSGKSSLAFTIAGSPKYKIEKGSIKFANQEINNLSADKRAKLGILLAFQMPYEIEGITLFDFLYTIYNNINKEKKVDLKTFKELLDIKCKSLKIKEEFLNRPLNFGFSGGEKKVAEILQISLLNPKLIILDEIDSGLDVDALKNVCENLLKIKSENPSISFLIITHYPRILHYLDCQFVHVMQNGKIIKTAGKDLAFEIEKEGF